From the Lathyrus oleraceus cultivar Zhongwan6 chromosome 4, CAAS_Psat_ZW6_1.0, whole genome shotgun sequence genome, one window contains:
- the LOC127136048 gene encoding protein FAR1-RELATED SEQUENCE 5: MQNIHEDSTIVSSDDMLESVVGIDPLNSRLPTESPLEPYEGMEFASIEETRIYYTSKIRSVLCTESGGVYNVRFSPQDVINYLTEKRQKKLENGDAQMMLSYFKSCQLKNLGFFYAFQMDAEGRLANCFWVDSRSKMAYKYFGDVVTFDPTYLTNKYKMPFVPFTGVNHHQQSIIFGCALIWDETIESFFWFLSTWLEAMSGISPKTIIKNQDAAISNAVAKVFPKVNHHYCMWHIEKKVSEYLNRVYHEHGEFKNQFYKCIRQSTTVEEFDSDWEAMIDKYGLQDNQWLNKIFSIREKWIPAYVRHNFCAGMSTTQRSESMNKYFKDFLNSSTLLSQFVTQYEKALDARYNKEREKTFKTRNSKPLLRTLYPMEEETSKIYTRKMFRIFQDELVGSQLFITEKVKFSIEVSTYKVREIYKEKPIYYVNFHVTSKVANCSCHVFEYSGILCRHVLCVFIKKKVYCLPSQYVLHRWSINAKKEKVKEVTIEGFQEGSNNAFDTSLFNSIMVHSLELSERGSQSEKHHDIAIQSLQNGIAKLDLLDIKESNKKFVDSTSEDMPKVSDVSIALHYPPLIATKGRPRTLRMKSSLEMVRKGSSTCSYCMKKGHTKPKCPNLNQTR, from the exons ATGCAAAACATACATGAAGATTCAACCATAGTTAGCTCTGATGACATGCTTGAAAGTGTTGTTGGTATTGATCCTCTCAATAGCAGACTACCAACAGAGTCTCCCTTAGAGCCATACGAAGGAATGGAGTTTGCATCAATTGAAGAGACGAGAATTTACTACACAAG TAAAATAAGATCTGTCTTATGTACTGAAAGTGGTGGTGTTTATAATGTTAGATTTAGTCCACAAGATGTTATCAATTACTTAACTGAAAAGAGACAAAAAAAGTTAGAAAATGGAGATGCTCAAATGATGTTATCATATTTTAAGAGTTGTCAATTGAAGAATCTTGGGTTTTTCTATGCTTTTCAAATGGACGCTGAAGGAAGATTAGCAAATTGTTTTTGGGTTGATTCAAGGTCCAAAATGGCATATAAATACTTTGGTGATGTTGTTACTTTTGATCCGACGTATTTGACAAATAAATATAAAATGCCATTTGTTCCATTCACAGGAGTTAATCATCATCAACAATCCATTATTTTTGGTTGTGCTCTAATATGGGATGAAACTATAGAGAGTTTTTTTTGGTTTCTAAGTACTTGGTTAGAAGCAATGAGTGGAATTTCTCCTAAAACTATCATCAAAAATCAAGATGCTGCTATTAGTAATGCAGTTGCAAAGGTATTTCCAAAGGTTAATCATCATTATTGCATGTGGCATATTGAGAAAAAAGTTTCTGAATACTTGAATCGTGTCTATCATGAACATGGTgaatttaaaaatcaattttacAAGTGCATCCGCCAATCTACCACTGTTGAAGAATTTGATTCTGATTGGGAAGCAATGATTGATAAATATGGATTACAAGATAATCAATGGCTAAACAAGATATTCTCCATTCGAGAAAAATGGATTCCTGCTTATGTACGTCACAATTTTTGTGCAGGAATGTCTACCACTCAAAGGAGTGAAAGTATGAATAAATATTTTAAGGATTTTTTGAATTCAAGTACTTTATTAAGCCAATTTGTGACACAATATGAAAAAGCTCTTGATGCACGTTACAACAAGGAAAGAGAGAAGACTTTCAAAACAAGAAATTCAAAGCCACTTTTACGAACTTTATATCCCATGGAAGAAGAAACTTCAAAAATTTATACAAGAAAAATGTTTAGAATATTTCAAGATGAGTTGGTTGGTTCTCAATTATTTATCACAGAAAAGGTTAAGTTTTCTATTGAAGTCTCAACGTATAAAGTTCGTGAAATTTACAAAGAGAAACCTATCTACTATGTGAATTTTCATGTCACTTCAAAAGTAGCAAATTGTAGTTGTCACGTGTTTGAATATTCAGGTATTCTTTGTAGACATGTATTATGTGTATTCATAAAGAAAAAGGTTTATTGTCTCCCTTCACAGTATGTTTTACATAGATGGTCTATTAATGCTAAAAAAGAAAAGGTAAAAGAAGTGACAATTGAAGGATTTCAAGAAGGAAGCAACAACGCTTTTGACACTTCATTGTTTAATAGTATTATGGTTCACTCCCTCGAACTATCAGAAAGAGGTTCACAATCCGAAAAACATCACGATATTGCTATTCAAAGTTTGCAAAATGGGATTGCAAAACTTGATTTATTGGATATTAAAGAGTCAAATAAGAAGTTTGTTGATTCAACATCTGAAGATATGCCAAAAGTATCTGATGTTAGCATAGCTTTGCATTACCCTCCACTTATAGCAACTAAAGGACGTCCGCGGACTTTGCGAATGAAAAGTAGTTTGGAGATGGTTAGAAAAGGTTCCTCTACTTGTAGTTATTGCATGAAAAAGGGTCATACTAAGCCTAAATGTCCAAATTTAAATCAAACAAG gtga